In Vanessa cardui chromosome 9, ilVanCard2.1, whole genome shotgun sequence, the DNA window CAAATGAgaacgtaactctgtctgtctgtcgctttttcaggagcaaaccgctgaaccgaacctgatgaaatttgatataaagcaaacttgaactccaagaaaggatattggctagttttttgcctaacacatgacaaccaacaatcTTAAACGCGAGGGAAGCAGCGGGCCAATATTAGTTTCACTACAAGTTTAAATTTATCCTGTAAAGGCGAGaagaccttagcccagtagtggatACGTACGTGTACGAggactacttggtggtagggctttatgcaagcccgtctgggtaggtaccacccactcatcagttattctaccgccaaatgacagtactcagtattgttgtgttccggtctgaagggtgagtgagccagtgtaactacaggcacaagggacataacatcttagttcccaaggttagtggcacattgacgatgtaaggaatagttaatattccgtacagcgtcattgtttatgggcgatggtgaccaccatcaggtggcccatatgctcgtccgccaaactaaaccataaaaaaaaaatctcaagacgtacaattaaaataaaatatatatttttcaattaagatcACTTGTATAGTTAGTTAtagacttaattaaataaatgtttttctttatttatcatCTGCGGTCTCTAGGTTTATCAATGTTATAGCGATGATATACTTAACACATATGTACGTTAAGTAAAGGGAGTTCCCCAGTTAATCATTCCGAGAACACGTAATAATATAGGAATAATAAAACGCCAAATTAATGAAGCCAATGtgacttatattaataacatataagattaattatttacttataattttgttaaggaaacttttttaattaaacaattgtaGTTGCAAAAATTATACAAGCgttctttgtttttaattaaattatatacgacTCAAGAGATACAGCTGCGTTACAGCAATCTCAATAGTGCATTCGTATAGCTTGAAGTATCTTAAGGATCATATTTGAAtgcattttcataaaattttcatttaagtttGCAGTAGTAAAATTGAATCAGAGGCGAGAGcactaattacataaataatgaaatataatttacacaaacaatcattattattacaaatgatatctgttataataagtaaaatgtCAAATGCAGTAGCAGTATAAGCAGATCGTAAAGTAAGGTTTCTATGAATCAGTGTGTTCGTCACTGACTTGTTTTCCCATCTCTATTTCTTCCATATCACCAGAAAGAGACAAAATGAGGATTTATAAATGTTTCGCGCCaccgataatattataaaggtcaATAACATAGTGCAAAACACTGATCAGTCTTGTATGTGAGTCTGGACAAGACAGtgcaaaatgatttttattttaagtgtttttgttataattctGATACAAAGTTGCGTGGATGCtggtatgtatttaaaatcgatactaatattatatatgtgaaagtaactccgtttgtctgtctgtcggtctttcactgGCAATCCAatgaatttgacgaaatttgctatgaaacaaacttgaactctaaggaagTACTTATAGGGTATATTTTTGCCATGGCAAccaaaacgcgagcgaaactaCGGCTGATAACTagtcatatatatattacttaataaaactcAAAGGAGCACTTTTGTGatcgattttattattagttattttgaaataatttaatttgcaaaacattttaatcgaataattttaattcgctATATTGGTATAGACAacgttatttacaatatatgacGCCCCCTTTTAATGGGTTGACGGTCTAAGGGATAGTCCATGTCCTCCCACAGAGTTAGAATATTTACCACAATTCGTGGAATGTTCATAAAACCGTCTatctatttttagtttaatctaaatacttttaaatttaatttcatccaAATAGAATTTCACAAATCTtattaattcgattttatttatataataatcatttacgTATCGATTAATTCATTGTAATTGCATGCgctattattgaaatttttgcaatagcaaaaaaagtattttattgttattttgaaagttttaaaatgtttcgCGTTCGATTTGACGTTGCCTTTTTTCGGCacggtacaattttttttctaattttttggtataaaaaatatatttatgtatatatgacgAGGATATGTTGGAACgtacatagaatatatatattataatttcagtagttcgggattgccaaaataatattatcgttttgcaatgatgcttcaatctctctTTGTTTTGTAAGAAtcccacgctatcgtccaattgttttctaatgacagctcaatcatatttaaaataagaaatagtgcaACATGCCAGTaataaatgctatgccatataaaataatatttattacagttttacaaattgttgatcaattaattacaataataattgtatataataaaataaattcaatagctcctgctatattaataatatgcaataataatgtgatataatttatgatattgaatCAAATGCCATAActccgtattgaaggctaatgttactctcgtaacaatatAGAAACACAAAAAAAGATCCTCCTTCTTTGAAGTCGGTTTGTAATGtctaattgaaaaaatattttgatgtaaagTTAACTTGACATTTCATTTGATTAATTGTTATGAGATGATGTCAGAAAGAGAAGCACGGAAGAAAAAGATCTGCCGACCCTTAATTAAAATTGGCATAAGGGCAGGGGAATggattgattaataattaatcttataagCATAATTCTtacgaaatgaaaaaaaaattagccaaCTTCAGAAACGAAGGAAGGTTATAAATTCtgttgaattttttaatttaaaaccccGTCTGTTATAAAACGtgactaaaatttttaatattagttaagttTGGTATCCATTTCGTTTGgtccaaaaataatttaaagttattatttagaaaaaaaaaaaaaaatagtatggtAATCAAATTAACGAGGCAAAATATATCGCCGTATTTATCATGCATTGGATACTGTAAGGCTTTTTATTTTCGAGTTAAGTTTACGTCACTTATATGAATCGTTGAACCTTTACCCAATACAGGTTTTTCCCGATTTGCACGCAgactgttgtttatttttctcctTTGCAGCCTGTCCTCGCATCGTCACTAAGAAAGAATGGGATGGCCTGAGTCCCTTGCACGTGCAGTACTTACCCAGACCGGTCAACTTGGTAATCATTCAGCACACCGTCACACCTACGTGCAGCACTGATGCAGCATGTGAGGACATTGTGCGAAGTATACAAAGCGTGCTGATGGAGCAAAATAACTTTTGGGACATAGGAATgtcgtatgtatattttttaatggtttTGCTTGTCGTATAAGGTTGTATGTTACATTCTCCATATTAATGTGTCGtaacgtgtgtgtgtgttgccAAAGGTGGTAAGTCACTAAGGCCAATAGACATTtgtgctataagaaatattgatcaatctttacatcgtcaatgtaccatcaaagttggtaactaagatgttatatcctttgtTCTTGTAGTTAAACTGCCTCACTACCTTTAAAATCGGTACACAACTACACTAAGAATTGCTGTGtatcaaataaagtaaatgGCATATAATTCATatcttttttcaataaataaactatcCATATCGACTGGTAGATTCCTAGATTACCGggtttaaaaaactttttagcctcattatataatatcaaattgtttttaattaatgtactaATATGCGTATAAGATTAAtactatatgaaataatatttgtatcaatATCACTGATTATGACCACATTTGTATatcactttaataattttattcaaatcaaatcaaaataaactttattcaagtaggcttttacaaacacttttgaatcgtcattttacaattaagtgaagctaccaccggttcgtaaagtagaatctaccgagaagaaccggcaataaactcagtagttactcttctttattaaataatacattgtgTTGCATTAAGTTTCCTGATTGGTGGTAACGGAAAAATCTACGAGGGCACTGGCTGGTTACACGTGGGGGCCCATACTTATGGATACAATAGCAAGTCCATCGGAATATCGTTTATTGGGAATTATAATAgtgagtataatttatttcatctgtATGTATGTTCGTGGTTTCTACCTTACTTGGTATTTTCTACCTTCACACAATTTACTATCAAAACCGATGAATTGGGGACCacgtctttatttttttttaaggtataggttggcggacgagcatatggaccacctgatggtatgtggtatcgatcacccatggacaatgacgctgtaagaaatattaactattccttacatcgtcattgtgtcccttgtgcctgtagttacactggctcactcacccttaaaaccggaacacaacaatactgagtactgttattttgcggtagaataactaatgagcgggtggtacctacccagacgggcttgcacaaagccctaccaccaagcttTATTAGAACTTAGTAAGTTAATTATGGGATAATAGTTTAATTAGTAGTAAGGGAGCGGAAAATAAACCCAGCAAACCTCATAAGTTTGCTAAAGGATAATTGATATCAATAAGGCGGTAACGTGACGGTGTATTCACGGGAGGAGAGCTTGCAGGGCTCGAGATTACTTTTGCACCTGAGGGACAAGCCTCCCATAGACTCTCACCAATTCAAAAACCAATACATgatctttaataattttaaaaagtattattaaattattactacaTATTCTGGTTTCAGTAATACTGAAacaagaatatattatacaataatagcaATATTACGACGGCGTATAGATCATTTAGTATTCACACACTAAGCAGGGTGAGGAGGAAATGAGCAAAAATAGAacttcattcatattttttgaGA includes these proteins:
- the LOC124532408 gene encoding peptidoglycan recognition protein-like, yielding MIFILSVFVIILIQSCVDAACPRIVTKKEWDGLSPLHVQYLPRPVNLVIIQHTVTPTCSTDAACEDIVRSIQSVLMEQNNFWDIGMSFLIGGNGKIYEGTGWLHVGAHTYGYNSKSIGISFIGNYNNDEPKPEALEAAKALIKCGVEKGHLTPDYNLVGHKQLTPTESPGRKLYREIRTWPHFLDDVSSIKNA